The DNA sequence GCTAACGAACAAGCGATTGAAGAAAAAACCAATGCGCTGGTGATTTCTGGCACCGAAGGCATGGTGATTAACTTTGCTAAATGTTGCCACCCTCTGCCCGGCGATAATATTGTCGGATTTATGAGCGCAGGTAGAGGCGTAGTGGTTCATATCAGCGGCTGCTCACAAGCTAGAGAGCGACGCAAACAAAAAGACACGCCTATACAACTGTCTTGGGATGAAAATATCAGCGGCGAATTTAGCGTGCCAATTCGCATCGAAGTCAAACGTCAGCGCGGCGTCGTAGCCACCTTGGCGACAAAAATAAACCGTCTGAATGGCAATATTGAGAGCATTAACTTAACTGATATTGATGCGCATACTAGTCGCGTAGAAGCAACATTACTGGTCGATAATCGCGTTCATTTAGCACGTATTTTTAGGCATATCCGCAATATAAAATCAGTTACCTCGGTATCTCGGGTAAAAGACACTTTTAAGAAAAAGAGGACTCTCCATTGAGCGAACTTAGCACCATTGCAACCACAGCCGCCCCCGCAGCCATTGGACCTTATTCACAAGCCGTTAGAGCCGGCAACACGGTTTACTTGTCAGGCCAGATACCGCTGGTACCAGAGACCATGACATTGGTTGAGGGTGATATCAGCACACAAACCCGCCAAGTATTTAACAATCTACAAGCCGTTGCCATAGCTGCAGGCGGCAGCCTCGCAAACATGGCTAAAGTTGAGATATTCCTAACCGATCTAAATGACTTCGCTGCGGTGAATACGGTTATGCAAGAGTTCTTTCAACCACCCTACCCGGCTAGAGCCTGTGTCGAAGTGGCTGGATTGCCGAAGGGCGCTGCGGTTGAGATTCAGGCTATTATGATTTCGCCCTAAGCGACAGCAAAGTTAAACAATTCAACTAAAACAGCTGCAGATTCCAATCCTTAACCGCGTACCAGCCAACAACAAGGCTGGGCAAAGGTTAAGACTACGCAACTTTTTGAAACAGCAAATCCCAGACACCGTGGCCCAGTTTAACGCCTCGCCGCTCAAACTTAGTAACGGGGCGAAATTCCGGTCTTACTGCAAATTCACCTTGATCTTGCATATTCTCAAAGCCATCTGCAGCCGACATAACTTCCATCATATGCTCCGCATAATGCTGCCAATCCGTTGCCAAATGAAGCACACCATCAGGCTGCAACTTTTGACGCAATAACTGTACAAATGCTGGCTGCACGATTCGGCGCTTGTGATGCTTCTTTTTATGCCAAGGGTCAGGAAAAAAAATCTGCACTTTAGCCAGGCTTTGATCCGCAATACAGTTTGCTAACACATCAACTGCATCATCTTGATAAACCCGTATATTGCTCACTTTTTCACGCTCGCAGCGGTGCATTAAGCGTCCTACGCCCGGCGTATGCACCTCAATACCAATGAAGTTTTGATCTGGCGCCGCAATAGCCATATCCACAAGGGAATCACCCATGCCAAAACCTATTTCTAACACTGTATCGGCATCGCGAGCAAACAACTCTGCTGGAACGAGTGCGCCATCCGCTTGGCTAACGCCATAGCTAGACCATAGTTGCTGATAAGCTTGACGCTGCGCATCTGTCATACGCCCGGCACGCAGCACAAAACTTCGCACCTGTCGCTCTCGGTGACGCTCAGGGTATTGGCTTGCTTGACGCTTGGCATCAGATGAATCATTCATGGTAATTTACTTAATTGAAATGTGGCTAAAAACAGCATGAACCATGCAACTAAAAAAGCCAGTCCACCAACAGGGGTAATCGCACCTAGCCAAGTTAAACCCGAAATAGCCAGGAGATAAAGACTGCCGCTAAAAAGCACGATACCCAGCGCAAAAAATACTGCAGACCATATTATAAGTCGATTGCCTGGAAACTTTGCTAAAAGCAGCGATAACACCAACAAGGCCAAGGTATGAATAAACTGATAATCCACAGCCGTTTGATAAACCGCTAGCATATTGGCGCTTAAGCTTTGCTTTAAGCTGTGTGCACCAAATGCCCCTAGCGCTACCGCGACAAAGCCGCTACAGGCTGCAAATCGCATCGATAAATTCATGGTATTTATAGCACGTTGATTAAGGTATAAAAAAACCGCTGACGGCATCAGCGGTTTAGGTAATAAACGATAAGGTTAGTTTAAACTGCCATATTGGCCTTGATTTTACCCATCGCCTGTTTTTCAAGCTGGCGGATACGTTCCGCTGAAATGCCGTACTCAGCCGCTAAATCATGCAAAGTAGCCTTGTTCTCATCTAACCAGCGGCGCTGCAGAATTTCTCGACTGCGCTGATCAAGTGACTCAAGTGCGCGATATAAACCAATATTTGCAGTTTCCTGCCAATCATTTTGCTCAGCCAGTGTTGCTGGATCCTGGCTATGGTCCTCTAAAAACTGAACCGGCGCATGTACGGGTGCCTCGTCATCGTCGTCGGCAGAGAGATCAAAAGCCATGTCTGAGGCGGTGAGGCGTCCTTCCATGCTTTGTACATCTTTAATATCAACACCAAGGTCATCCGCGATGGCTTTCGCCTCGTCTTGACTCAGCCACGCCAAGCGTTTCTTTTGACTGCGCAAATTAAAAAATAACTTGCGCTGCGCTTTGGTAGTCGCAATTTTCACAATGCGCCAATTACGCAGAATAAACTCGTGCATCTCTGCTTTAATCCAATGCACAGCAAACGAAACCAAACGCACACCCTTTTCAGGATTATAGCGCTTAATCGCTTTCATCAAGCCGACGTTGCCTTCCTGCACTAAATCCGCGACAGGAAGCCCATAGCCGTTATAAGATTTAGCAATGTGCACAACAAATCGCAAATGCGACAAAACCAGCTGTCGAGCAGCGTTTAAGTCGTCTTGATAATAATAAGCTTCAGCTAAATCACGCTCCTCATCCACTGACAGGACAGGAATTGCGCTCACTGATGTCATATAAGCATTCAGGTCTGCGCCAGGCGTAAGACTCGGTAAAACCTGTATATCTTTGCTCATGTATTCATCTTCTCCATGGCGATGCATTGCCATTTTCATTTACACCCGTGACAAAAACACGGCCGAATATTTTAACATCAAAGCTTATAGACTGCCAAGTTGCTGGAAAGTTCAGCCGTAAAACATAAAGTTTTAATATGTAGGCGCACCTTGTAAATAGGCTAGCGCAGCCCACATTTGCTGACTACGGCTCAAGCTCATCAAGATGCTGACTAACTGATAACCAAGCACCAAAATAACCAAGCATGGCCGCCATTAGCCATAACGACAGTATATCAGCAAGCGATAAACCTAATAGAACATAATCAGACTGATACAGTCCAGCCAGTTCAGCAACAGGTTGATGCAAATACCACAAACCAAAAAAGACGATAATACTTGCACAAATACCGCCGCCAAGGCCAAAAAAAGCGCCTGTATACAAAAAAGGTCTGCGTACAAAGCTGTCGGTTGCACCAACTAACTTTGTCACGATTACCTCGTCTCGTCGGTTTTCAATCTCTAATCGAACCGTATTGCCAATAATCAACAATACGCCTGCCGATAACAATAAGACCAATCCCAAGGCAGCCTGCTGTGCCACTGCCAGTAAGGCGTTTAAGCGCTGCACCCATTCAAGATCAAGTTGCGCTTGCTCAACTGCAGGTAATTTTTGTAGTCGTTGCAGCAATAGCTCAGCTTTATCAGGCACAGACCATTCACTCGAGGGTAATATTTCAATCACAACCGGCAAGGGGTTTTGCTGTAAATGGCTTAACACATCAGCAAAACCTGATAGGGCGCGAAATTCCTCAAGTGCCTGATCTTTACCAATTACCGTGATTTGCTGCAGCTCCGGCCATGCAGCTAACTCATTTCGTAAGTTCTCAACCATTTGTTGACTGGCTCGCTGGTGCAAGAATAATGACACCTGAGCATTTCCATCAAACTTGCCAGACAGCTGGTGAATATTGCCAATCGCAATATAAAAGGCGACCGGCAAAGCCAGTGCCACGCCAATAACCAACCAGGTCAATACCGTACTGAATGGCTTGAGCCAAAGCCTGAACCAGCTATTTAAAAAGGTGCGCTTGTGCTCAGCACGCCACGCTGAAAATTTAGAACGAAGACTTGCTTTCGCAACCGATGCCTTAGCCATCACTTGCTCCTGCAATAACCTCACCATCGCGTAGCGTAATCATTCGATGCTTCAATCGCGCAATTAGAGAGAGATCATGGCTGGCTAACAACACGGTAACACCGACATGGTTAAACTGCTGAAACAAGTACATGATTTCCGCCGAAAGCTCTGGATCGAGGTTACCCGTAGGTTCATCAGCCAATAATATTTTAGGTTTGTGCACCACGGCACGTGCAATACCTACACGCTGCTGCTGACCACCAGAGAGCGTTAAAGGGTTTACCCGCTCTTTATCTAACAAACCTACTTTATCTAATGCCGCACGCACACGGCGCGCAACATCACGATGGTCGAAGCCAGAAATAATCAGTGGCAAAGCAATATTATCAAAGACGCTGCGATCAAATAGCAATTGATGATTTTGAAATACCACACCAATTTGCCTGCGATGAAACGGAATCCGCGAACGAGAACATTGCGCAAGATTTAAACCATTGACAGAAATATTACCCGCTGTCGGTCGCTCCATCATCATGATTAATTTTAGCAGCGTCGATTTGCCAGCACCGGAATGCCCAGTGAGAAAGACCATTTCATTCTGATCAATATCAAAACTAACGCGCCGTAATGCCTCGTGGCCCGTTTCATACCGCTTACTCACTTGATCGAAATGTATCATCTAAATTTTGCTGTATTTGCTATAACAGTATTCAACAATTAAGACAGAAAACCGTCGTCAAAAATGGCTTCCACGAAGTCTTTCGCTGCAAACGGGCGCAAGTCGTCAATTTGCTCACCAACACCAATAAAACGAATCGGTAAACCTAAGCGCTTTGATATTGCAAATATAATACCGCCTTTCGCAGTCCCATCGAGCTTGGTCAAAGCTACGCCAGTAACACCTACAGCCTGCCTAAAATGGTCTGCTTGCGCCAGCGCATTTTGCCCTGTCGTTGCATCCAGCACGATCAACACCTCATGTGGCGCACTGGCATCAAGCTTTTGCATCACTCGAACCACTTTTTCAAGCTCATCCATTAAATTAGTTTTATTGTGCAAACGGCCAGCAGTATCGGCAATCACAATATCAACTGCTCGATTTTGCGCTGCCTGAATCGCATCATAAATGACTGATGCACTGTCAGCCCCGGTATGCTGTGCAATTACAGGTACCTGATTACGCTCACCCCAGACTTGCAACTGCTCAACCGCGGCTGCCCTAAACGTATCACCCGCAGCTAACATAACCGACTTACCTTCAGCCTGAAAGCGCTTAGCTAACTTGCCAATCGTGGTTGTTTTGCCAACACCGTTAACACCCACAACGAGAATCACATAGGGCTTATGTGCAGCGCTGATTTGTAATGCGCCTTCTGAGGGCAGTAAAATTTGCGTCAATTCATGTTGCAGCGACTGTAATAGTGCTCTTGCATCAGTTAACTCTGCACGTGAAATTTGCGCAGTTAAATTATCGATGATTTGCTGAGTAGCCTCCATGCCAACATCTGACATAATGAGTTGCGCTTCCATTTCCTCCAACAATTCATCATCAATCTCACGCTGACCGATCAGTAAATTACCCAAACCCTCAGATAACTTGGAACTGGTTTTACTTAAGCCCTGCTTTAAACGCCCAAATAGGCTGGTTTTGTTTTCTGACACGAATAGTCCCCAACTTAGCCATACCATCACTGAACGGCTGCTAAAGTTTTGTTATAATAGCGAAAAATGGTCGATCATTTTACAATGAAAAAACAGTCATCGCCTGCTAAATCCAAACAATCTCATCAATTTAGAGTAATTGCAGGCCTTCATCGTGGAAGAAAGCTCAGTTTCCCAGCAGTTAATCATCTGCGACCGACGCCCGACAGAGTTCGCGAAACGGTTTTTAACTGGCTGATGGATGAGTGTCTTCACAGTCGGTGCCTTGACCTCTGCGCAGGCTCGGGCGCACTTGGGTTTGAGGCCCTATCGCGCAAGGCCAGTCACTGCACATTTATCGACAGCCACCCACAGGTGATTACTCACATCGACGCCCACCTAAAAACATTGCAGATAACGGAGTCGCGAGCACTTTGCGCCAGCCTGCCAAGCGCCATTTCGCAACTTGATCAACAAAAGCCTTTTGATATGGTGTTTATTGACCCACCTTATCAACTTGCCATTATCAATGATTGCCTAGAGGCCTTACTAGATCAGCAATTATTATGCGAGAAAGCCTGGGTATATGTTGAAAATGCCAGTGCCGATGCCGCACCCAACCTTGCCAGTGATTTTGCGCTGTACCGACAAAAAACTTTTGGCCAAGTTCGCGCCAGTCTTTTTCAATATTCTCGTTTGGGTTAAGATAAAATCATTATTTGAAGAGCAGCTTTTATGCGCACGGTTATTTTTCCAGGGACCTTTGACCCCATCACACTCGGACACATCGACTTAATTAGTCGCGCAAGTCGCTTATTCGATCGTGTCATTGTTGCGATCGCCTATTCAGAGCGAAAATCACCACTATTCTCTTTCGAGGAGCGAAAAGCACTCGTCGACGAAAGCCTAAAGGGTATAACGAATATTGAGAGTATTGGCTTCACAGGCTTGATCATTGAACTTGCTAAAGCACACCATGCTGATGCCGTGCTGCGCGGGGTAAGAAACAGCACCGATTTTGACTATGAATTACAAATGGCTGATATGAATCAAAAACTTTATCCAGCATTTGAAACTGTATTTCTAAGCCCTGCCAATCAATACTGCTATATATCATCAACACTGGTAAGAGAAATTGCATCGATGCAGGGCGACGTCAGCCAACTAGTATCCCCGCCCGTACATACTGCATTGTTAAAAAAGTTTGCTTAACGCATAATTTTTAACAAAATACGTTTACAATAGCTGCATAGCAAATACGTTGAGACTGCCATGTCCCTTTTGATCACCGATGAATGCATTAACTGCGACGTATGCGAGCCGGAATGCCCAAACGAAGCTATTTACCAGGGCGATGAAATTTATGTCATCGACCCCAAAAAGTGCACCGAGTGCGTTGGCCACTTTGATGAGCCTCAGTGTCAGGCTGTTTGCCCCGTTGACTGCATTCCTCTTGACCCAGAAAACATGGAAACCGAAGAGCAGCTGTGGCAGAAATACGCCTCTCTCACCGGCAACCCGACTCCCTAGTCGTCAAAAAATCTCTCTCTTATGGCTATTCACATGAAGTCGCTTAGGTAGCGTTTATCGGCATGTCTTTATTTCAATTTATTCTCGCTAAAACCCAAAGCCGCAGGTTTTTTCAGNTTTTTGTATCTGCCTTACTGCTAACCTCATACACCTCAGATAACTCATTAGCCAACGACATCATTGCGCCTGAAGCGGCATCTGACCCACATTACCAGCAAAAGCTGGCGCAAGGTAAGGCATACGCGATTGCTACCGCTAACCGCTATGCTAGCCAAGCGGCCAAAGACATACTTCAGCAAGGCGGCACTGCAATCGATGCAGCCATTGCCGCGCAAATGGTGCTTGGCCTGGTTGAGCCTCAGTCATCAGGTATCGGCGGCGGCGGCTTCTTAGTACATTGGGACAGCAACAGTCAGCAGCTGAGCAACTATGATGGCAGAGAAATAGCACCTTCTGCAGTCAACGAGAACTATTTTCGCGATAAGCATGGCACATTAGCGTTTTATGATGCCGTTATCGGCGGCTACAGCGTTGGTGTTCCGGGCTTGTTAGCGATGCTTGAACTGGCACATCAACAGCATGGCGAACTGGATTGGGCAAAGTTGTTTCAACCCGCAATCGCGCTAGCAGAACAAGGCTTTGAGATTTCACCGCGACTGCATCAACTG is a window from the Pseudomonadales bacterium genome containing:
- a CDS encoding RidA family protein; this translates as MSELSTIATTAAPAAIGPYSQAVRAGNTVYLSGQIPLVPETMTLVEGDISTQTRQVFNNLQAVAIAAGGSLANMAKVEIFLTDLNDFAAVNTVMQEFFQPPYPARACVEVAGLPKGAAVEIQAIMISP
- the trmB gene encoding tRNA (guanosine(46)-N7)-methyltransferase TrmB; amino-acid sequence: MNDSSDAKRQASQYPERHRERQVRSFVLRAGRMTDAQRQAYQQLWSSYGVSQADGALVPAELFARDADTVLEIGFGMGDSLVDMAIAAPDQNFIGIEVHTPGVGRLMHRCEREKVSNIRVYQDDAVDVLANCIADQSLAKVQIFFPDPWHKKKHHKRRIVQPAFVQLLRQKLQPDGVLHLATDWQHYAEHMMEVMSAADGFENMQDQGEFAVRPEFRPVTKFERRGVKLGHGVWDLLFQKVA
- a CDS encoding DUF423 domain-containing protein → MNLSMRFAACSGFVAVALGAFGAHSLKQSLSANMLAVYQTAVDYQFIHTLALLVLSLLLAKFPGNRLIIWSAVFFALGIVLFSGSLYLLAISGLTWLGAITPVGGLAFLVAWFMLFLATFQLSKLP
- the rpoH gene encoding RNA polymerase sigma factor RpoH, giving the protein MSKDIQVLPSLTPGADLNAYMTSVSAIPVLSVDEERDLAEAYYYQDDLNAARQLVLSHLRFVVHIAKSYNGYGLPVADLVQEGNVGLMKAIKRYNPEKGVRLVSFAVHWIKAEMHEFILRNWRIVKIATTKAQRKLFFNLRSQKKRLAWLSQDEAKAIADDLGVDIKDVQSMEGRLTASDMAFDLSADDDDEAPVHAPVQFLEDHSQDPATLAEQNDWQETANIGLYRALESLDQRSREILQRRWLDENKATLHDLAAEYGISAERIRQLEKQAMGKIKANMAV
- the ftsX gene encoding cell division protein FtsX, whose protein sequence is MAKASVAKASLRSKFSAWRAEHKRTFLNSWFRLWLKPFSTVLTWLVIGVALALPVAFYIAIGNIHQLSGKFDGNAQVSLFLHQRASQQMVENLRNELAAWPELQQITVIGKDQALEEFRALSGFADVLSHLQQNPLPVVIEILPSSEWSVPDKAELLLQRLQKLPAVEQAQLDLEWVQRLNALLAVAQQAALGLVLLLSAGVLLIIGNTVRLEIENRRDEVIVTKLVGATDSFVRRPFLYTGAFFGLGGGICASIIVFFGLWYLHQPVAELAGLYQSDYVLLGLSLADILSLWLMAAMLGYFGAWLSVSQHLDELEP
- the ftsE gene encoding cell division ATP-binding protein FtsE, with amino-acid sequence MIHFDQVSKRYETGHEALRRVSFDIDQNEMVFLTGHSGAGKSTLLKLIMMMERPTAGNISVNGLNLAQCSRSRIPFHRRQIGVVFQNHQLLFDRSVFDNIALPLIISGFDHRDVARRVRAALDKVGLLDKERVNPLTLSGGQQQRVGIARAVVHKPKILLADEPTGNLDPELSAEIMYLFQQFNHVGVTVLLASHDLSLIARLKHRMITLRDGEVIAGASDG
- the ftsY gene encoding signal recognition particle-docking protein FtsY, which translates into the protein MVWLSWGLFVSENKTSLFGRLKQGLSKTSSKLSEGLGNLLIGQREIDDELLEEMEAQLIMSDVGMEATQQIIDNLTAQISRAELTDARALLQSLQHELTQILLPSEGALQISAAHKPYVILVVGVNGVGKTTTIGKLAKRFQAEGKSVMLAAGDTFRAAAVEQLQVWGERNQVPVIAQHTGADSASVIYDAIQAAQNRAVDIVIADTAGRLHNKTNLMDELEKVVRVMQKLDASAPHEVLIVLDATTGQNALAQADHFRQAVGVTGVALTKLDGTAKGGIIFAISKRLGLPIRFIGVGEQIDDLRPFAAKDFVEAIFDDGFLS
- the rsmD gene encoding 16S rRNA (guanine(966)-N(2))-methyltransferase RsmD, with translation MKKQSSPAKSKQSHQFRVIAGLHRGRKLSFPAVNHLRPTPDRVRETVFNWLMDECLHSRCLDLCAGSGALGFEALSRKASHCTFIDSHPQVITHIDAHLKTLQITESRALCASLPSAISQLDQQKPFDMVFIDPPYQLAIINDCLEALLDQQLLCEKAWVYVENASADAAPNLASDFALYRQKTFGQVRASLFQYSRLG
- the coaD gene encoding pantetheine-phosphate adenylyltransferase, with the protein product MRTVIFPGTFDPITLGHIDLISRASRLFDRVIVAIAYSERKSPLFSFEERKALVDESLKGITNIESIGFTGLIIELAKAHHADAVLRGVRNSTDFDYELQMADMNQKLYPAFETVFLSPANQYCYISSTLVREIASMQGDVSQLVSPPVHTALLKKFA
- a CDS encoding YfhL family 4Fe-4S dicluster ferredoxin, producing MSLLITDECINCDVCEPECPNEAIYQGDEIYVIDPKKCTECVGHFDEPQCQAVCPVDCIPLDPENMETEEQLWQKYASLTGNPTP